The Irregularibacter muris genome contains a region encoding:
- a CDS encoding TetR/AcrR family transcriptional regulator, with protein MKEPSIRRAEIMTAALRLFTSKGYLNTTTQDIIDQLKISRGLLYYHFKNKEDILFCLVEKFSQPLLFQLNTLAYAKEYTAIEKVGKFIEMTIISPAEITEEKKGLQQSINLEENRYMLDRFYHKMANTITIYFSHIIEQGNQEGTFHVSHPMETSEFLMTGYTFVSNDVKIKCKNDKELEQYLTSFKKILERTLGVSEPIFP; from the coding sequence ATGAAAGAACCTTCAATTCGTAGAGCAGAAATTATGACAGCCGCGTTAAGACTGTTTACTTCTAAAGGGTATTTGAATACAACAACTCAAGATATTATAGACCAATTAAAAATATCTCGTGGTTTGCTTTACTATCATTTTAAAAACAAAGAAGATATCTTGTTTTGTCTTGTAGAGAAATTTAGCCAACCTCTGCTTTTTCAGTTGAACACGCTAGCATACGCAAAGGAATATACTGCTATTGAAAAGGTAGGTAAATTTATTGAAATGACAATAATCAGTCCTGCCGAAATAACCGAAGAAAAAAAAGGCCTTCAACAAAGTATTAATTTAGAAGAAAATCGTTATATGCTTGACCGTTTCTATCATAAGATGGCCAACACCATTACTATTTACTTTTCACATATTATTGAGCAAGGAAATCAAGAGGGTACTTTTCATGTGAGCCATCCGATGGAAACCTCGGAATTTTTGATGACCGGTTATACTTTTGTTTCTAATGATGTAAAAATCAAATGCAAAAATGATAAAGAATTAGAACAATATCTTACCAGCTTTAAGAAAATACTAGAGCGAACTTTAGGTGTGTCTGAACCTATTTTTCCTTAA